From the genome of Maniola jurtina chromosome 10, ilManJurt1.1, whole genome shotgun sequence, one region includes:
- the LOC123868786 gene encoding transmembrane protein 258, which produces MSLEIESMVRYASPINPAVFPHLTMLLLGIGIFFTAWFFVYEVTSTKMSRDLFKELLLSLVAALFSGFGILFLLLWVGIYV; this is translated from the exons atgaGT TTGGAAATTGAATCGATGGTGCGGTACGCGTCACCAATAAACCCGGCTGTATTCCCTCATCTGACGATGCTTCTGCTCGGTATAGGAATATTCTTTACCGCGTGGTTCTTTGTATATGAAGTCACAAGCACGAAGATGTCGAGGGACCTATTCAAGGAACTTCTGTTATCACTAGTGGCCGCTTTATTTTCTGGGTTTGGTATTCTATTCTTGTTGCTATGGGTGGGTATCTATGTCTGA
- the LOC123868719 gene encoding cadherin-23-like — protein MGVRLGEMILIAFIIGIPLVAAQDLQLERCAWMTAIPRESMPDMPELDFDGVPWSQRQFLPVATREDVCMDRFISTASTQIILMDEEIEGDVAIAKLNYKGTAAPSIDRMLSGSFSMLGPVLRNENDEWFLYITQKQDYENLNMQRYMLDVSVPGDAVVGRVTLQIVNIDDNAPIIRLLDSCVVPELGSLGLTNCTYEVSDADGRISTSNMTFSIDSERDDDEIFYVQGDNIPNDWYRMTMSLGLNRSLDFTANVLHIFRVTAFDSLPNTHTVTMMVQVDNVEHRPPRWVEVFAVEQFDEKTPMNFSVRAIDADTGINGRIYYTLRAADEDKEFFAIDTIDGGRNGANFQVAAIDRDELEREIFRVTLIAYKANNESNTTPQDVVIIINDINDQAPLPIHKEYTISIPEETPQTLNFDKEFGFHDRDTGENARYSVRIESVHPPGAAEAFLIQPGQGYQRQTFFMTTANHSMLDFEDELFRYGIELQVIATDLGNATLIGVATVHINLINWNDELPIFETSSQNITFEETVGEGYHVASVRATDRDVNDTVVHTLMGNAQQFLRINESTGDIYVSINDAFDYHRQNELLVQVQAHDTLGIPSSINGTPIVNTDTSQLVIQLIDINNTPPSLRLPRGSPQVEENVPEGYIVTRDSLVITATDPDTTADLNFEIVWNSSYATKQGRETDPTEYVGCLDIETSYPDPDNRGSAVGRLVVKEIRYNVTIDFEEFEVLYVTIKVVDKNTVIGTDYDELTFTITIIDMNDNAPEWVENTLNQTLRVRENSASNTIIGSVQATDIDGPLYNQVRYTIFPREDTPKDLVKIDFVTGQIEVDLDNAIDADIPPRDNLYYTVIASDKCTEADPADCPPDKNYFNTEGNITIQIIDTNNKSPMARTDLFNVTVYLYENATQGDEVVVVVSEDLDRDVIYHTVSYQINYAVSSRLRNFFSVELDTGRVFVDYTTDEVLDRDGDEPRHRIFLNLIDNFYSEGDGNRNQNTTEVLLVLLDVNDNAPELPSADRLSWSVSENLSKGSRLDPYIFAPDRDEPNTNNSRVGYEVANLTLLTERDIVLPDLFTAVDVYTDNKYNVSGELETLADLKGFWGTYNIGIRAYDHGEPQQESSEIYQLVIRPYNFHAPVFVFPQNGAVLRFARERAMVNARLGLTSGEFLDSIHATDEDGLEAGQVTFDVSGDDEASEYFQVLASAENQGILMLQKMFTEDVKEFQVSIRATDGGTEPKSLSTVVTLQAVFVPTQGEPTFSANTADVGFVEKEAGLEEEHKLPHAADLKNFRCDGDCHSIYYRIIDGNDEGYFILDASTNVLKLAKALNRSERETHTLRVAASNSRDVATALPGSVLTVTVTVREANPRPIFVRSLYTAGISTLDSVNRELLTVQAVHSEGLPINYTLDLSSMVTDDSLANVRDSAFLLNNGTGVLTLNMQPTASMHGMFEFDVIATDPDGGNDTAAVKIYLISSQNRVFFMFVNALTQVEAHTNFIAQTFSAGFNMTCNIDQVVPATDTSGATLDDVIEVRAHFIRDNAPVSTEVIEDLRSDTQTLRAIQTTLNTELLVLRDFVTGSSPEINADSSRAAVYVLAGLSAVLGLLCLVLLATFICRTRVLNRRLEALSIPKFGSQESGLNRVGLKAPGTNKHAKEGSNPIWNEAINAPDFDAISEASDDSDLIGIEDLPQFSKDYFPPEGGDSIGPAESVATHSNNFGFNSAPLRPEFANKQPRL, from the exons ATGGGAGTCCGATTAGGTGAAATGATTCTGATAGCGTTTATTATTGGAATTCCATTGGTCGCTGCACAAG ATTTGCAATTGGAGCGATGTGCTTGGATGACCGCTATACCGAGAGAGTCTATGCCTGACATGCCTGAATTAGATTTTGATG GAGTGCCATGGAGCCAAAGGCAGTTCCTGCCGGTGGCCACGAGAGAGGACGTGTGCATGGACCGGTTCATCTCGACAGCATCCACGCAGATCATTCTGATGGACGAGGAGATCGAGGGGGACGTTGCGATTGCTAAACTCAACTATAAAG GTACTGCAGCACCTAGCATCGATCGGATGCTGTCCGGCTCGTTCAGCATGCTAGGACCGGTCCTTCGGAACGAGAATGACGAATGGTTTCTGTACATCACCCAGAA ACAGGACTACGAGAACCTAAACATGCAGCGGTACATGTTGGACGTGAGTGTGCCGGGAGACGCGGTCGTGGGGAGGGTCACCCTGCAGATAGTCAACATTGATGACAACGCGCCGATCATACGTTTGCTGGACTCCTGCGTCGTCCCA gAACTAGGCAGCCTAGGCCTCACGAACTGCACATACGAAGTGAGCGACGCAGACGGAAGGATCAGCACCAGCAACATGACGTTCAGCATCGACAGCGAGCGGGACGACGACGAGATCTTCTACGTGCAGGGCGACAACATCCCCAACGACTGGTACAGGATGACCATGAGCCTCGGCCTCAACCGCTCCTTGGACTTCACTGCCAATGTGCTGCACATTTTCAGAGTCACTGCATTT GATTCGCTCCCAAACACCCACACAGTAACAATGATGGTGCAAGTGGACAACGTGGAGCACCGGCCGCCGCGCTGGGTGGAGGTGTTCGCCGTGGAGCAGTTCGACGAGAAGACGCCCATGAACTTCAGCGTGCGGGCCATCGACGCCGACACCGGCATCAACGGACGCATCTATTACACGCTTCGAGCTGCCGACG AGGACAAAGAATTCTTCGCAATCGACACAATAGACGGGGGACGAAACGGCGCCAACTTCCAAGTAGCAGCAATCGACAGGGACGAGCTGGAACGGGAAATCTTCCGCGTGACACTGATAGCCTATAAAGCTAACAATGAGAGCAACACAACGCCGCAAGatgtcgtcatcatcatcaatgaCATCAACGACCAGGCTCCGCTGCCGATCCACAAGGAGTACACCATCAGTATTCCTGAAGAAACTCCTCAGACATTGAACTTCGACAAAGAATTTGGGTTTCATGATAGAGATACA GGTGAGAATGCTCGGTACAGCGTTCGGATAGAGAGCGTGCATCCTCCAGGAGCAGCAGaggccttcctcatccaaccaGGCCAGGGCTACCAGCGACAGACGTTCTTCATGACCACCGCTAACCACAGCATGCTGGACTTCGAGGATGAACTGTTCCGATACGGGATTGAGCTCCAG GTAATCGCCACTGATTTGGGCAACGCGACCTTGATCGGAGTAGCCACAGTGCACATAAACCTGATCAACTGGAACGATGAGCTGCCGATCTTCGAGACCAGTTCTCAGAACATCACCTTCGAGGAGACAGTTGGGGAAGGTTACCACGTCGCCTCTGTCAGGGCGACTGACCGAGACGTCAATGATACTGTAGT TCACACACTTATGGGCAACGCTCAGCAATTCTTAAGAATAAACGAAAGCACTGGAGACATCTACGTCTCGATAAATGACGCTTTCGATTACCACAGGCAAAATGAACTGCTGGTTCAG GTCCAAGCACACGACACTCTGGGGATACCCAGCAGcatcaatggaacgcccatcgTCAACACGGATACATCTCAGCTTGTCATACAACTTATTGACATCAATAACACTCCGCCCAGTCTTCGACTG CCCCGAGGTAGTCCACAAGTGGAAGAGAACGTGCCAGAAGGGTACATAGTGACGCGGGACTCGCTGGTCATCACAGCGACAGATCCCGACACCACGGCCGATCTGAACTTTGAAATCGTTTGGAACTCCTCCTACGCGACTAAACAGGGCAGGGAAACTGATCCAACTGAATATGTAGG CTGTTTGGACATAGAGACATCATACCCCGACCCTGACAACCGCGGGTCTGCCGTTGGTCGGCTCGTGGTGAAGGAGATCCGATACAACGTGACTATTGACTTCGAGGAGTTCGAAGTCCTATACGTCACCATCAAGGTGGTGGATAAGAACACTGTCATCGGAACTGATTATGATGAAC TAACGTTCACAATAACCATCATAGACATGAATGATAACGCCCCTGAGTGGGTGGAGAACACCCTGAACCAAACGTTGAGGGTCCGTGAGAACTCCGCATCCAACACCATCATCGGGTCCGTCCAAGCTACTGACATCGACGGCCCTCTTTACAATCAAGTCCGGTATACAATATT CCCAAGAGAAGATACACCAAAAGATTTAGTAAAGATCGATTTCGTCACCGGTCAGATCGAAGTGGACTTGGACAACGCAATAGACGCCGATATCCCGCCGCGGGACAACCTCTATTACACAGTAATAGCCAGCGACAAGTGTACAGAAGCAGACCCAGCTGACTGTCCCCCTGATAAGAATTACTTTAATACTGAAGGAAAT ATCACAATCCAAATAATCGATACAAATAACAAGAGCCCGATGGCCCGCACGGACTTGTTCAATGTTACGGTGTACTTGTATGAAAATGCGACCCAAGGTGATGAAGTGGTGGTGGTTGTGTCGGAGGACTTGGATCGAGATG TGATCTACCACACAGTCAGTTACCAAATTAACTATGCGGTAAGCTCTCGTCTCCGTAACTTCTTCTCCGTGGAGCTGGATACGGGAAGAGTCTTCGTTGACTACACCACTGATGAGGTCCTGGACAGAGACGGAGACGAGCCCAGACATCGGATCTTCCTGAACCTCATTGATAACTTCTATTCTGAGGGAG ATGGCAACAGGAATCAAAACACTACAGAGGTGCTACTAGTGCTGCTGGATGTTAATGACAACGCTCCGGAATTGCCTTCCGCTGACCGCCTCTCCTGGTCCGTCTCCGAGAACTTGAGCAAA GGCAGCAGACTGGACCCCTACATCTTCGCCCCCGACCGCGACGAGCCAAACACAAACAACTCACGCGTTGGCTACGAAGTCGCCAACCTCACCTTACTCACCGAACGCGACATCGTCCTTCCCGACCTCTTCACCGCTGTCGACGTATACACTGACAATAAGTACAACGTCAGTGGTGAATTGGAAACACTCGCCGACTTGAAAGGCTTCTGGGGAACTTACAATATTGGCATTCGC GCATACGACCACGGGGAACCGCAGCAAGAGTCCAGTGAGATCTATCAGCTCGTCATCAGGCCATACAACTTCCACGCGCCAGTGTTTGTGTTCCCCCAAAACGGTGCTGTCTTGCGATTTGCCAGG GAGCGAGCCATGGTCAACGCACGTCTAGGCTTGACCTCTGGCGAATTTTTGGATTCAATTCACGCTACAGATGAAGATGGCTTAGAAGCAGGACAGGTTACCTTTGATGTATCAGGAGATG ATGAGGCGTCAGAGTACTTCCAGGTGTTGGCAAGCGCCGAGAACCAAGGGATTCTGATGCTCCAAAAAATGTTTACTGAAGACGTCAAAGAATTTCAG GTGAGCATCCGTGCTACCGACGGTGGTACAGAACCCAAATCCCTATCTACGGTGGTGACTTTACAAGCCGTGTTCGTGCCCACGCAAGGAGAACCCACCTTTAGCGCCAACACTGCTGATGTGGGGTTCGTAG AGAAAGAAGCCGGTCTGGAGGAGGAGCACAAGTTGCCTCATGCCGCGGACCTGAAGAATTTTCGTTGCGATGGCGATTGCCACAGTATTTACTACAGGATCATTG ATGGCAACGACGAAGGCTACTTCATACTAGACGCATCAACAAACGTCCTGAAACTAGCCAAAGCGCTGAACCGGAGTGAGAGGGAAACTCATACACTGAGAGTGGCAGCCAGCAACTCACGCGATGTCGCCACCGCGCTTCCTGGCTCCGTCCTCACCGTCACTGTTACT GTGAGAGAAGCCAATCCTCGGCCAATTTTCGTGCGAAGCTTGTACACCGCTGGGATATCGACACTCGACAGTGTCAATAGAGAACTGCTCACTGTACAG GCAGTACACTCTGAAGGGCTACCGATCAACTACACACTCGACCTCTCCTCCATGGTGACAGACGACAGCCTGGCCAACGTGCGCGACTCTGCGTTCCTCCTCAACAACGGGACCGGCGTGCTGACGCTCAACATGCAGCCCACTGCCAGCATGCACGGCATGTTCGAATTCGACGTCATTGCGACTGACCCAG ATGGTGGAAACGACACTGCAGCAGTGAAGATCTATCTCATATCATCGCAGAACAGAGTCTTCTTTATGTTCGTAAACGCTTTGACTCAAGTGGAGGCACACACAAACTTT ATCGCCCAGACCTTCAGCGCGGGTTTCAACATGACGTGCAACATCGACCAGGTGGTGCCCGCCACGGACACATCCGGCGCCACGCTGGACGACGTCATCGAGGTGCGCGCGCATTTCATACGCGACAATGCGCCCGTGTCTACCGAAGTCATAGAAGA TCTACGCAGTGACACGCAGACCCTTCGCGCGATCCAGACGACCCTCAACACAGAGCTTCTGGTACTGCGGGACTTCGTGACCGGTTCTAGCCCTGAGATCAACGCGGACTCGAGCCGCGCCGCCGTGTACGTGCTGGCGGGCCTGTCCGCCGTGCTGGGCTTGCTGTGCCTCGTACTGCTCGCCACCTTTATCTGTAGGACTAGAGT TTTAAATCGTCGCCTAGAAGCGCTGTCGATCCCCAAATTCGGGTCGCAGGAGTCAGGGCTGAACCGCGTCGGACTGAAGGCACCCGGTACCAACAAACACGCTAAGGAAGGTTCCAACCCCATCTGGAACGAAGCTATCAATGCACCTGATTTTGATGCtatcag CGAAGCTTCAGATGACTCCGACCTGATAGGTATCGAGGACTTACCGCAGTTCAGCAAAGACTACTTCCCTCCTGAGGGCGGCGACTCCATAGGTCCAGCAGAG tCAGTCGCTACACACTCCAATAACTTCGGCTTCAATTCTGCACCTTTAAGACCAGAGTTTGCAAACAAGCAACCTAGATTATAG